From Streptomyces griseorubiginosus, one genomic window encodes:
- the dacB gene encoding D-alanyl-D-alanine carboxypeptidase/D-alanyl-D-alanine-endopeptidase, whose protein sequence is MVVPEPRLWRTARPHVVRAANAVRPRLARAADAVRPGLTRAAGAVRPSLARTAAAVKPQVTRLARVSRPKTVKTWQYTAGAAGAGLALAATVATAAGPWDSSGQRTAERDRPVALERPGGTDHEGGSGTAAAGPRPAPSAPSVLIGLGGTGVTVKSAPTGKALAAVLGPLLGNPALGTRHTAAVVDVTSGKRLYGTSAGTALTPASTTKIATAVAALSALGADHRLTTRAALEPDTKELVLVGGGDPTLTARPDAGGWASLRDLAEDTAAALKKRNITKVTLSYDKTLYAGPEIHPIGVNDNLAPVSALMADEARTDDTSSGPAPRATDPATAATHTFATLLADHGIKTTSPGPSKATGRAEILAEVSSPPLSALVERMLTNSDNDIAEALARQTALAAEQRADFEGGGKAIRDRLNTLGLPLAGADFHDGSGLDRTDRLTANLLTSLLVKAGDPAHPELRPVLTGLPVAGFTGTLTSRYTDGAAGVVRAKTGTLTGVNTLAGTVVDRDGRLLAFAFLTSNTTDPAAAQSALDRTATALAACGCG, encoded by the coding sequence TTGGTCGTGCCTGAACCGAGGCTTTGGCGGACCGCGAGACCGCATGTGGTGCGGGCCGCGAACGCCGTACGACCGCGTCTGGCACGCGCCGCGGACGCCGTACGCCCAGGTCTGACCCGGGCCGCGGGCGCCGTACGGCCGTCTCTCGCACGAACCGCCGCCGCCGTGAAGCCGCAGGTCACACGGCTTGCCAGGGTGTCCAGGCCGAAGACCGTCAAGACCTGGCAGTACACCGCGGGTGCCGCCGGCGCCGGTCTGGCGCTGGCCGCCACCGTCGCGACAGCCGCCGGTCCGTGGGACTCCTCGGGTCAGCGTACGGCCGAGCGGGACCGCCCGGTCGCACTGGAGCGACCGGGTGGCACAGATCACGAAGGCGGCTCCGGTACGGCCGCCGCCGGACCCCGGCCCGCCCCGAGCGCCCCGTCCGTGCTCATCGGCCTGGGCGGCACGGGAGTGACCGTGAAGTCCGCGCCGACCGGCAAGGCCCTGGCCGCCGTCCTCGGCCCGCTCCTCGGCAACCCGGCCCTCGGCACCCGCCACACCGCCGCCGTCGTGGACGTGACCAGCGGCAAACGGCTCTACGGCACCAGCGCCGGCACCGCGCTGACCCCCGCCTCCACCACGAAGATCGCCACCGCCGTCGCCGCCCTGTCCGCCCTCGGCGCCGACCACCGCCTCACCACCCGCGCGGCCCTCGAACCCGACACCAAGGAACTCGTCCTGGTCGGCGGCGGCGACCCCACCCTCACCGCCCGCCCGGACGCCGGGGGCTGGGCGAGCCTGCGCGACCTGGCCGAGGACACCGCCGCGGCCCTCAAGAAGCGCAACATCACCAAGGTCACGCTCTCCTACGACAAGACCCTCTACGCGGGCCCCGAGATCCACCCGATCGGGGTCAACGACAACCTCGCCCCCGTCAGCGCCCTGATGGCGGACGAGGCCCGCACCGACGACACGAGCAGCGGACCGGCACCGCGCGCCACGGACCCGGCCACTGCCGCGACCCACACCTTCGCGACCCTCCTCGCGGACCACGGCATCAAAACCACCTCCCCGGGCCCCTCCAAGGCCACCGGCCGCGCCGAGATCCTCGCCGAGGTCTCCTCACCGCCCCTGTCCGCCCTGGTCGAACGCATGCTGACCAACAGCGACAACGACATCGCCGAGGCCCTCGCCCGCCAGACCGCCCTGGCGGCCGAGCAGCGCGCCGACTTCGAGGGCGGCGGCAAGGCCATCCGCGACCGGCTGAACACCCTCGGACTCCCGCTCGCCGGCGCCGACTTCCACGACGGCAGCGGACTCGACCGCACCGACCGGCTCACCGCGAACCTGCTCACCTCCCTCCTGGTGAAGGCGGGCGACCCGGCCCACCCCGAACTGCGCCCGGTCCTCACCGGCCTCCCCGTGGCGGGCTTCACCGGCACTCTGACCAGCCGTTACACCGACGGCGCGGCAGGCGTCGTACGGGCCAAGACGGGCACCCTGACCGGGGTCAACACCCTGGCCGGGACGGTCGTCGACCGGGACGGCCGGCTGCTCGCCTTCGCGTTCCTGACCTCGAACACCACCGACCCGGCGGCCGCGCAGAGCGCGCTCGACCGCACGGCCACCGCGCTCGCGGCCTGCGGCTGCGGCTGA
- a CDS encoding threonine/serine ThrE exporter family protein, which produces MTEAEHRKPQSDEARSSYDSEITSEFALPDGLAMPRTAGGEPETTSEFALPKGLDVPQPPTVEPEGSAFSTPRTYSAKDAPPAFTPPNGIPVVSLTKDVPWQDRMRTMLRMPVAERPAPEPAAKAEDESGPAVPRVLDLTLRIGELLLAGGEGAEDVEAAMFAVCRSFGLDRCEPNVTFTLLSISYQPSLVDDPVTASRTVRRRGTDYTRLAAVFQLVDDLSDPEAAMTLEEAYRRLAEIRRNRHPYPTWVLTSASGLLAGAASVLVGGDLVVFVAAMLGAMLGDRLAWLCAGRGLPEFYQFTVAAMPPAAIGIALTLADVDVKASAVITGGLFALLPGRALVAGVQDGLTGFYITASARLLEVMYFFVGIVVGVLVMLYVGVQLGAHLNPDEALSTDPRPLWQTAASMLLSLTFAVLLQQERSTVLAVTLNGGVAWCVYGAMHYTADFSPVASTAVAAGLVGLFGQLLSRFRFASALPYTTAAIGPLLPGSATYFGLLSIAQNHVDEGLVSLSKAAALAMAIAIGVNLGSEISRLFLRVGSAGKRRAAKRTRGF; this is translated from the coding sequence GTGACGGAGGCGGAGCACCGCAAGCCGCAGTCGGACGAGGCCAGGAGTTCCTACGACTCCGAGATCACGTCCGAGTTCGCCCTTCCCGACGGGCTCGCGATGCCGAGAACCGCCGGCGGCGAGCCGGAGACCACCTCCGAGTTCGCGCTGCCGAAGGGGCTGGACGTCCCGCAGCCGCCGACCGTGGAGCCGGAGGGGTCGGCGTTCAGCACGCCGCGCACCTACAGCGCGAAGGACGCGCCGCCCGCGTTCACCCCGCCCAACGGCATACCGGTGGTCAGCCTCACCAAGGACGTGCCCTGGCAGGACCGGATGCGCACGATGCTGCGGATGCCGGTGGCCGAGCGGCCCGCGCCGGAGCCGGCCGCGAAGGCGGAGGACGAGTCCGGTCCGGCCGTACCGCGCGTGCTCGACCTGACGCTGCGTATCGGGGAGCTGCTGCTCGCGGGCGGTGAGGGCGCCGAGGACGTGGAGGCGGCGATGTTCGCCGTGTGCCGGTCGTTCGGGCTGGACCGCTGCGAGCCGAACGTCACCTTCACGCTGCTGTCGATCTCGTACCAGCCCTCGCTCGTGGACGACCCCGTGACGGCGTCCAGGACCGTGCGGCGGCGCGGCACCGACTACACGCGCCTCGCGGCCGTCTTCCAGCTCGTGGACGACCTCAGCGACCCCGAGGCGGCCATGACGCTGGAGGAGGCCTACCGGCGGCTCGCCGAGATCCGGCGCAACCGGCACCCGTATCCGACCTGGGTGCTCACCTCGGCGAGCGGGCTGCTCGCGGGCGCGGCCTCCGTGCTCGTCGGCGGTGACCTGGTGGTGTTCGTCGCGGCCATGCTGGGCGCGATGCTCGGCGACCGGCTGGCGTGGCTGTGCGCGGGGCGGGGGCTGCCGGAGTTCTACCAGTTCACGGTCGCCGCGATGCCGCCGGCCGCGATCGGGATCGCCCTGACCCTGGCCGACGTCGACGTGAAGGCGTCCGCGGTCATCACCGGTGGGCTGTTCGCGCTGCTGCCCGGGCGGGCGCTGGTGGCGGGCGTCCAGGACGGGCTGACCGGGTTCTACATCACCGCGTCGGCCCGCCTGCTGGAGGTCATGTACTTCTTCGTGGGCATCGTCGTGGGCGTGCTGGTGATGCTCTACGTCGGTGTGCAGCTGGGGGCGCATCTCAACCCGGACGAGGCGCTGTCCACGGATCCGCGGCCGCTGTGGCAGACCGCCGCGTCGATGCTGCTGTCGCTGACCTTCGCCGTACTGCTCCAGCAGGAACGATCCACCGTGCTCGCGGTGACGCTGAACGGTGGCGTCGCCTGGTGTGTGTACGGCGCGATGCACTACACCGCCGATTTCTCCCCGGTCGCCTCCACGGCCGTCGCCGCGGGGCTCGTGGGGCTGTTCGGGCAGCTGCTGTCCCGGTTCCGGTTCGCCTCCGCGCTGCCGTACACGACCGCGGCGATCGGGCCGCTGCTGCCGGGTTCGGCGACGTACTTCGGGCTGCTGTCGATCGCTCAGAACCATGTCGACGAAGGGCTGGTGTCGCTGTCGAAGGCGGCGGCGCTCGCCATGGCCATCGCGATCGGGGTCAACCTGGGTTCGGAGATCTCGCGGCTGTTCCTGCGGGTGGGTTCCGCGGGCAAACGGAGGGCCGCGAAGAGGACGCGGGGCTTCTGA
- a CDS encoding inorganic diphosphatase, with product MEFDVTIEIPKGSRNKYEVDHETGRIRLDRRLFTSTAYPTDYGFVENTLGEDGDPLDALVILDEPTFPGCLIKCRAIGMFRMTDEAGGDDKLLCVPATDPRVEHLRDIHHVSEFDRLEIQHFFEVYKDLEPGKSVEGADWVGRVDAEAEIERSYKRFKDQGGH from the coding sequence GTGGAGTTCGACGTCACGATCGAGATCCCGAAGGGTTCGCGGAACAAGTACGAGGTGGACCACGAGACCGGTCGGATCCGCCTGGACCGTCGACTCTTCACCTCGACCGCCTACCCGACCGACTACGGCTTCGTCGAGAACACCCTCGGCGAGGACGGCGACCCGCTGGACGCGCTGGTCATTCTTGACGAGCCGACGTTCCCGGGCTGCCTCATCAAGTGCCGTGCGATCGGCATGTTCCGCATGACGGACGAGGCCGGCGGCGACGACAAGCTGCTGTGCGTCCCGGCGACGGACCCGCGCGTCGAGCACCTGCGCGACATCCACCACGTCTCCGAGTTCGACCGCCTGGAGATCCAGCACTTCTTCGAGGTCTACAAGGACCTGGAGCCCGGCAAGTCCGTCGAGGGCGCCGACTGGGTCGGCCGCGTCGACGCCGAGGCCGAGATCGAGCGGTCCTACAAGCGCTTCAAGGACCAGGGCGGCCACTGA
- a CDS encoding zinc-dependent metalloprotease produces the protein MTSIGGAEMVDWNLAVATATRLVRPGPDVSRDEARAVVAELRRHAKASEEHVRGFTRMATDDIHDTPVLVVDRPGWVRANVAGFREILKPLLEKMQERRGNSPGGAVLGAVGGKVTGVELGMLLSFLSSRVLGQYETFAPATRELPAGENGGGRLLLVAPNIVHVERELDVQPHDFRLWVCLHEETHRTQFTAVPWLRDHLEGEIQSFLGETEVDPMTVLERIREAAQSLAGGRPEGEEDEDGGRSLVEIVQTPAQREILGRLTAVMSLLEGHADFVMDGVGPAVVPSVAEIREKFQQRRAKGASRLDMALRKLLGLDAKLRQYRDGERFVRAVVDQVGMDGFNRVWTSPNTLPTKSEIAKPADWVARVHRKAES, from the coding sequence ATGACGAGCATCGGTGGTGCCGAGATGGTCGACTGGAATCTCGCGGTGGCGACCGCGACCCGACTCGTACGGCCGGGCCCCGACGTGAGCCGTGACGAGGCCCGGGCCGTCGTCGCGGAACTGCGCCGGCACGCCAAGGCCTCGGAGGAACACGTCCGCGGCTTCACCCGGATGGCGACGGACGACATCCACGACACTCCCGTACTCGTCGTCGACCGCCCCGGCTGGGTGCGGGCCAACGTCGCCGGGTTCCGGGAGATCCTGAAACCGCTCCTGGAGAAGATGCAGGAACGACGCGGCAACAGCCCCGGCGGCGCGGTCCTCGGCGCCGTCGGCGGCAAGGTGACCGGCGTCGAACTCGGCATGCTGCTGTCGTTCCTGTCGTCCCGCGTCCTCGGACAGTACGAGACCTTCGCCCCGGCCACCCGCGAACTCCCGGCCGGCGAGAACGGCGGCGGCAGGCTGCTCCTGGTCGCCCCGAACATCGTGCACGTGGAGCGCGAACTCGACGTCCAGCCCCACGACTTCCGCCTCTGGGTCTGCCTGCACGAGGAGACCCACCGCACCCAGTTCACCGCCGTGCCCTGGCTGCGCGACCACCTGGAGGGCGAAATCCAGTCGTTCCTCGGGGAGACCGAGGTCGACCCCATGACCGTCCTGGAACGCATCCGCGAGGCCGCCCAGTCCCTCGCCGGCGGACGGCCCGAGGGCGAGGAGGACGAGGACGGCGGGCGCTCGCTCGTGGAGATCGTGCAGACCCCCGCCCAGCGCGAGATCCTCGGCCGCCTCACCGCCGTGATGTCCCTCCTGGAGGGTCACGCCGACTTCGTCATGGACGGCGTCGGACCGGCCGTCGTGCCGAGCGTCGCCGAGATCCGCGAGAAGTTCCAGCAGCGGCGGGCCAAGGGCGCCTCCCGCCTGGACATGGCCCTGCGCAAGCTCCTCGGCCTGGACGCCAAACTCCGCCAGTACCGCGACGGCGAACGCTTCGTGCGGGCCGTCGTCGACCAGGTCGGCATGGACGGCTTCAACCGCGTGTGGACCTCCCCGAACACCCTCCCCACCAAATCGGAGATCGCCAAACCGGCGGACTGGGTCGCGCGGGTGCACCGCAAAGCGGAGTCGTGA
- a CDS encoding DedA family protein, translating to MTMLALGPEWISPDYLIETFSLPGILLIVFAESGLFAFLPGDSLLFTAGLFVAEGNFISQPLWLVCTLIVAAAVLGDQVGYMIGKFFGPRLFSRPNSKLFKQENLDKAHEFMEKFGPKAIVLARFVPIVRTFAPIVAGAGRMKYRTFLTYNIIGGVAWGTGVTLAGYWLGQIDVIKKNVEAILVLIVLVSVVPIIIEYLRERGKKKRAAAQAPAAPAQQQYQPQMDDATTQLRRIPSHDQQQPPQPPQQQNGYDQYYGQQPQQQQPYHQQPQQPYAQQYPQHYGNGQQYGGQNQQDPYNQGY from the coding sequence ATCAGTCCCGACTATCTGATCGAGACGTTCAGCCTGCCAGGCATCCTGCTGATCGTCTTCGCCGAGTCGGGGCTCTTCGCGTTCCTGCCGGGCGACTCCCTGCTGTTCACGGCGGGTCTCTTCGTGGCCGAGGGGAACTTCATCAGCCAGCCCCTGTGGCTGGTGTGCACGCTCATCGTGGCGGCCGCGGTCCTCGGCGACCAGGTCGGCTACATGATCGGCAAGTTCTTCGGCCCGAGGCTCTTCAGCCGGCCCAACTCCAAGCTCTTCAAACAGGAGAACCTGGACAAGGCCCACGAGTTCATGGAGAAGTTCGGCCCCAAGGCCATCGTCCTGGCCCGCTTCGTGCCGATCGTGCGGACCTTCGCCCCCATCGTGGCGGGCGCCGGCCGGATGAAGTACCGCACCTTCCTGACGTACAACATCATCGGCGGCGTGGCCTGGGGCACCGGCGTCACCCTGGCCGGCTACTGGCTGGGCCAGATCGACGTCATCAAGAAGAACGTCGAGGCGATCCTGGTCCTGATCGTCCTGGTCTCGGTGGTCCCGATCATCATCGAGTACCTGCGCGAGCGCGGGAAGAAGAAGCGGGCGGCGGCCCAGGCCCCGGCGGCCCCGGCCCAGCAGCAGTACCAGCCCCAGATGGACGACGCGACGACCCAGCTCCGCCGCATCCCGTCCCACGACCAGCAGCAGCCGCCCCAGCCCCCGCAGCAGCAGAACGGCTACGACCAGTACTACGGCCAGCAGCCGCAGCAACAGCAGCCGTACCACCAGCAGCCGCAGCAGCCGTACGCCCAGCAGTACCCGCAGCACTACGGCAACGGGCAGCAGTACGGCGGGCAGAACCAGCAGGACCCCTACAACCAGGGTTACTGA